One window of Mauremys mutica isolate MM-2020 ecotype Southern chromosome 20, ASM2049712v1, whole genome shotgun sequence genomic DNA carries:
- the LOC123353434 gene encoding adhesion G protein-coupled receptor E3-like isoform X3 gives MPGSYYCSCIVGYKLSSGKANFTHASENNCQDIDECQGPSPANCGPHANCTYVPGCYYCSCIVGYEPSSGKNKFTHASENNCQDIDECQGPRPADCGPHANCTNVAGSYYCTCIDGYEPSSGKAKFTHTSENSCQDIDECNKTTDICGPRTTCINTNGSYRCECLAGYIPSNGNTTLCKVPSINSSAEFVAIKEMFRNFSLQGKWSGESSNFSSFLNSTFNILMIMFGDGSATLSLENATLPFNSVLNRTSRLEGGGKDEVVSAVTFVLQSVERAALAIALQSPERTTQNMTTESLAIQTRLVTGNCSQHSKVFTLSAHEETMDVRCDTITEAATQAGVGAAAFISYSTLDSIMSVRRLSEGNQRAGGKLEKSHLNSRVVSGAIGDGRPINLSRPANFTLRHKQAKKEEEEALCVYWKVVAENGSWSPDGCTAVHTNSTHTTCSCDHLSSFAVLMAPTAVTVSHRETRVTGQDPELRTQPWAKLSLERLEALLGKRLSRSRGGWAGLTGDSPFAVLQESYPLTIITYVGLTLSLLCLLLAILTFLLCRSIRNVSTSLHLQLCLCLFLADLLFLTVVTRPGSQVACAVIAGLLHYLFLACFSWMFLEGLHLFLTVWNLQVVNYTSASRFKKRFMYLFGYGFPALVVAISAAVNPEGYGTYTHCWLSLNRDFHWSFLGPVCAIILINITFFVLTLWILRNKLSSLNADVSTLRDHRLLTFKAIAQLFILGCTWILGLLQVGPAATAMAYLFTIVNSLQGAFIFLVHCLLNRQVREEYRRWIKGFRTFSTKSQTYDLSMSAVPTTSTKTD, from the exons ATGCCCGGGAGTTACTACTGCAGTTGCATCGTTGGCTACAAGctcagctctgggaaagccaaCTTCACGCACGCGAGTGAGAACAactgccagg ATATTGATGAGTGTCAAGGCCCGAGCCCAGCAAACTGCGGACCCCACGCAAACTGCACCTACGTGCCCGGGTGTTACTACTGCAGCTGCATCGTTGGCtacgagcccagctctgggaaaaaCAAGTTCACACACGCGAGTGAGAACAACTGCCAGG ATATTGACGAGTGTCAGGGCCCGAGGCCGGCAGACTGCGGACCCCACGCAAACTGCACCAACGTGGCTGGGAGTTACTACTGCACCTGCATCGATGGCtatgagcccagctctgggaaagccaagTTCACACACacgagtgagaacagctgccagg ACATCGACGAGTGCAACAAGACCACAGATATCTGTGGCCCCAGGACCACGTGCATCAACACCAATGGGAGCTACCGGTGTGAGTGCCTGGCCGGCTACATCCCCTCCAACGGGAACACGACCCTGTGCAAAG TCCCCAGCATTAACTCCAGCGCTGAGTTCGTGGCCATCAAAGAGATGTTCAGGAATTTCTCTCTGCAG GGAAAGTGGAGCGGTGAAAGCAGcaatttttcctctttccttaATTCGACCTTCAACATTTTGATGATCATGTTTGGAGACGGGAGTGCGACGTTATCACTGGAG AACGCTACTCTCCCTTTCAACTCGGTCCTGAACCGCACCTCCCGCTTGGAGGGTGGAGGCAAGGACGAGGTTGTGTCGGCTGTAACGTTCGTCCTGCAGAGCGTGGAACGGGCCGCGCTGGCCATTGCGCTCCAGTCTCCGGAGAGGACAACACAGAACATGACCACagagtctctgg ctatCCAGACGCGGCTCGTCACAGGGAACTGCAGCCAGCACAGCAAGGTCTTCACACTGAGCGCTCACGAAGAGACGATGGACGTGCGCTGTGATACAATCACCGAGGCAGCCACACAAG ctggtgtGGGGGCTGCTGCTTTTATTTCCTACTCCACCCTGGACTCCATCATGAGTGTGAGACGTCTCAGCGAGGGAAATCAACGGGCTGGTGGGAAACTGGAGAAAAGTCACCTCAATTCCAGGGTGGTGAGTGGGGCCATTGGAGATGGGAGACCCATTAACCTATCCAGACCCGCAAACTTCACCCTGCGACATAAACAG GCCaaaaaagaggaggaagaggctCTCTGCGTCTACTGGAAAGTGGTGGCCGAGAACGGCAGCTGGTCTCCAGACGGCTGCACCGCCGTGCACACGAACAGCACTCACACCACCTGCAGCTGTGACCATCTCTCCAGCTTCGCCGTCCTAATGGCTCCCACCGCAGTGACGGTATCTCACCGTGAGACTCGGGTCACAGGGCAGGACCCTGAGCTCCGCACCCAGCCGTGGGCAAAGCTCTCCCTGGAGCGACTGGAGGCtttgctggggaaaaggctgagtcggagccgagggggctgggctgggctcactGGTGATTCTCCCTTTGCTGTGTTACAGGAGAGCTACCCACTGACCATCATCACCTACGTGGGACTGaccctctccctgctgtgcctcCTCCTCGCCATCCTCACCTTCCTCCTGTGCCGCTCCATCCGCAACGTCAGcacctccctccacctgcagctctgcctctgcctcttcctggccgACCTGCTCTTCCTCACCGTGGTGACCCGCCCCGGCAGTCAG gtgGCGTGTGCTGTCATTGCTGGCCTCCTGCACTACCTCTTCCTGGCCTGCTTCAGCTGGATGTTCCTGGAGGGGCTGCACCTCTTCCTCACCGTCTGGAACCTGCAGGTCGTGAATTACACCAGCGCCAGCCGGTTCAAGAAGAGATTCATGTACCTGTTCGGCTACGGATTCCCAGCCCTGGTGGTGGCTATTTCTGCAGCGGTGAATCCTGAAGGCTATGGAACTTACACACA CTGCTGGCTTAGCCTGAACAGAGACTTTCATTGGAGCTTCCTGGGACCAGTCTGTGCCATAATCCTG ATAAATATAACGTTCTTTGTCCTTACCCTGTGGATCCTGAGAAACAAACTCTCCTCCCTCAATGCAGATGTGTCCACCCTCAGAGACCACAG GTTACTGACCTTTAAAGCCATCGCCCAGCTCTTCATTCTGGGCTGCACATGGATCCTTGGTCTCCTCCAAGTCGGCCCAGCAGCCACGGCCATGGCGTATTTATTCACCATCGTCAACAGCCTGCAGGGAGCATTCATCTTCCTGGTGCACTGTCTCCTCAATCGCCAG GTGAGAGAGGAGTACAGGAGATGGATCAAGGGATTCCGAACATTCAGCACGAAATCTCAGACATACGATCTGTCCATGTCTGCTGTCCCCACCACCAGCACCAAGACG GACTAA
- the LOC123353434 gene encoding adhesion G protein-coupled receptor E3-like isoform X6 — MPGSYYCSCIVGYKLSSGKANFTHASENNCQDIDECQGPSPANCGPHANCTYVPGCYYCSCIVGYEPSSGKNKFTHASENNCQDIDECQGPRPADCGPHANCTNVAGSYYCTCIDGYEPSSGKAKFTHTSENSCQDIDECNKTTDICGPRTTCINTNGSYRCECLAGYIPSNGNTTLCKVPSINSSAEFVAIKEMFRNFSLQGKWSGESSNFSSFLNSTFNILMIMFGDGSATLSLENATLPFNSVLNRTSRLEGGGKDEVVSAVTFVLQSVERAALAIALQSPERTTQNMTTESLAIQTRLVTGNCSQHSKVFTLSAHEETMDVRCDTITEAATQAGVGAAAFISYSTLDSIMSVRRLSEGNQRAGGKLEKSHLNSRVVSGAIGDGRPINLSRPANFTLRHKQAKKEEEEALCVYWKVVAENGSWSPDGCTAVHTNSTHTTCSCDHLSSFAVLMAPTAVTESYPLTIITYVGLTLSLLCLLLAILTFLLCRSIRNVSTSLHLQLCLCLFLADLLFLTVVTRPGSQVACAVIAGLLHYLFLACFSWMFLEGLHLFLTVWNLQVVNYTSASRFKKRFMYLFGYGFPALVVAISAAVNPEGYGTYTHCWLSLNRDFHWSFLGPVCAIILINITFFVLTLWILRNKLSSLNADVSTLRDHRLLTFKAIAQLFILGCTWILGLLQVGPAATAMAYLFTIVNSLQGAFIFLVHCLLNRQVREEYRRWIKGFRTFSTKSQTYDLSMSAVPTTSTKTDCQCRRIIPDEQSAP, encoded by the exons ATGCCCGGGAGTTACTACTGCAGTTGCATCGTTGGCTACAAGctcagctctgggaaagccaaCTTCACGCACGCGAGTGAGAACAactgccagg ATATTGATGAGTGTCAAGGCCCGAGCCCAGCAAACTGCGGACCCCACGCAAACTGCACCTACGTGCCCGGGTGTTACTACTGCAGCTGCATCGTTGGCtacgagcccagctctgggaaaaaCAAGTTCACACACGCGAGTGAGAACAACTGCCAGG ATATTGACGAGTGTCAGGGCCCGAGGCCGGCAGACTGCGGACCCCACGCAAACTGCACCAACGTGGCTGGGAGTTACTACTGCACCTGCATCGATGGCtatgagcccagctctgggaaagccaagTTCACACACacgagtgagaacagctgccagg ACATCGACGAGTGCAACAAGACCACAGATATCTGTGGCCCCAGGACCACGTGCATCAACACCAATGGGAGCTACCGGTGTGAGTGCCTGGCCGGCTACATCCCCTCCAACGGGAACACGACCCTGTGCAAAG TCCCCAGCATTAACTCCAGCGCTGAGTTCGTGGCCATCAAAGAGATGTTCAGGAATTTCTCTCTGCAG GGAAAGTGGAGCGGTGAAAGCAGcaatttttcctctttccttaATTCGACCTTCAACATTTTGATGATCATGTTTGGAGACGGGAGTGCGACGTTATCACTGGAG AACGCTACTCTCCCTTTCAACTCGGTCCTGAACCGCACCTCCCGCTTGGAGGGTGGAGGCAAGGACGAGGTTGTGTCGGCTGTAACGTTCGTCCTGCAGAGCGTGGAACGGGCCGCGCTGGCCATTGCGCTCCAGTCTCCGGAGAGGACAACACAGAACATGACCACagagtctctgg ctatCCAGACGCGGCTCGTCACAGGGAACTGCAGCCAGCACAGCAAGGTCTTCACACTGAGCGCTCACGAAGAGACGATGGACGTGCGCTGTGATACAATCACCGAGGCAGCCACACAAG ctggtgtGGGGGCTGCTGCTTTTATTTCCTACTCCACCCTGGACTCCATCATGAGTGTGAGACGTCTCAGCGAGGGAAATCAACGGGCTGGTGGGAAACTGGAGAAAAGTCACCTCAATTCCAGGGTGGTGAGTGGGGCCATTGGAGATGGGAGACCCATTAACCTATCCAGACCCGCAAACTTCACCCTGCGACATAAACAG GCCaaaaaagaggaggaagaggctCTCTGCGTCTACTGGAAAGTGGTGGCCGAGAACGGCAGCTGGTCTCCAGACGGCTGCACCGCCGTGCACACGAACAGCACTCACACCACCTGCAGCTGTGACCATCTCTCCAGCTTCGCCGTCCTAATGGCTCCCACCGCAGTGACG GAGAGCTACCCACTGACCATCATCACCTACGTGGGACTGaccctctccctgctgtgcctcCTCCTCGCCATCCTCACCTTCCTCCTGTGCCGCTCCATCCGCAACGTCAGcacctccctccacctgcagctctgcctctgcctcttcctggccgACCTGCTCTTCCTCACCGTGGTGACCCGCCCCGGCAGTCAG gtgGCGTGTGCTGTCATTGCTGGCCTCCTGCACTACCTCTTCCTGGCCTGCTTCAGCTGGATGTTCCTGGAGGGGCTGCACCTCTTCCTCACCGTCTGGAACCTGCAGGTCGTGAATTACACCAGCGCCAGCCGGTTCAAGAAGAGATTCATGTACCTGTTCGGCTACGGATTCCCAGCCCTGGTGGTGGCTATTTCTGCAGCGGTGAATCCTGAAGGCTATGGAACTTACACACA CTGCTGGCTTAGCCTGAACAGAGACTTTCATTGGAGCTTCCTGGGACCAGTCTGTGCCATAATCCTG ATAAATATAACGTTCTTTGTCCTTACCCTGTGGATCCTGAGAAACAAACTCTCCTCCCTCAATGCAGATGTGTCCACCCTCAGAGACCACAG GTTACTGACCTTTAAAGCCATCGCCCAGCTCTTCATTCTGGGCTGCACATGGATCCTTGGTCTCCTCCAAGTCGGCCCAGCAGCCACGGCCATGGCGTATTTATTCACCATCGTCAACAGCCTGCAGGGAGCATTCATCTTCCTGGTGCACTGTCTCCTCAATCGCCAG GTGAGAGAGGAGTACAGGAGATGGATCAAGGGATTCCGAACATTCAGCACGAAATCTCAGACATACGATCTGTCCATGTCTGCTGTCCCCACCACCAGCACCAAGACG GATTGTCAGTGCAGACGGATTATTCCCGATGAGCAGTCAGCACCGTGA
- the LOC123353434 gene encoding adhesion G protein-coupled receptor E3-like isoform X2: protein MPGSYYCSCIVGYKLSSGKANFTHASENNCQDIDECQGPSPANCGPHANCTYVPGCYYCSCIVGYEPSSGKNKFTHASENNCQDIDECQGPRPADCGPHANCTNVAGSYYCTCIDGYEPSSGKAKFTHTSENSCQDIDECNKTTDICGPRTTCINTNGSYRCECLAGYIPSNGNTTLCKVPSINSSAEFVAIKEMFRNFSLQGKWSGESSNFSSFLNSTFNILMIMFGDGSATLSLENATLPFNSVLNRTSRLEGGGKDEVVSAVTFVLQSVERAALAIALQSPERTTQNMTTESLAIQTRLVTGNCSQHSKVFTLSAHEETMDVRCDTITEAATQAGVGAAAFISYSTLDSIMSVRRLSEGNQRAGGKLEKSHLNSRVVSGAIGDGRPINLSRPANFTLRHKQAKKEEEEALCVYWKVVAENGSWSPDGCTAVHTNSTHTTCSCDHLSSFAVLMAPTAVTVSHRETRVTGQDPELRTQPWAKLSLERLEALLGKRLSRSRGGWAGLTGDSPFAVLQESYPLTIITYVGLTLSLLCLLLAILTFLLCRSIRNVSTSLHLQLCLCLFLADLLFLTVVTRPGSQVACAVIAGLLHYLFLACFSWMFLEGLHLFLTVWNLQVVNYTSASRFKKRFMYLFGYGFPALVVAISAAVNPEGYGTYTHCWLSLNRDFHWSFLGPVCAIILINITFFVLTLWILRNKLSSLNADVSTLRDHRLLTFKAIAQLFILGCTWILGLLQVGPAATAMAYLFTIVNSLQGAFIFLVHCLLNRQVREEYRRWIKGFRTFSTKSQTYDLSMSAVPTTSTKTDCQCRRIIPDEQSAP from the exons ATGCCCGGGAGTTACTACTGCAGTTGCATCGTTGGCTACAAGctcagctctgggaaagccaaCTTCACGCACGCGAGTGAGAACAactgccagg ATATTGATGAGTGTCAAGGCCCGAGCCCAGCAAACTGCGGACCCCACGCAAACTGCACCTACGTGCCCGGGTGTTACTACTGCAGCTGCATCGTTGGCtacgagcccagctctgggaaaaaCAAGTTCACACACGCGAGTGAGAACAACTGCCAGG ATATTGACGAGTGTCAGGGCCCGAGGCCGGCAGACTGCGGACCCCACGCAAACTGCACCAACGTGGCTGGGAGTTACTACTGCACCTGCATCGATGGCtatgagcccagctctgggaaagccaagTTCACACACacgagtgagaacagctgccagg ACATCGACGAGTGCAACAAGACCACAGATATCTGTGGCCCCAGGACCACGTGCATCAACACCAATGGGAGCTACCGGTGTGAGTGCCTGGCCGGCTACATCCCCTCCAACGGGAACACGACCCTGTGCAAAG TCCCCAGCATTAACTCCAGCGCTGAGTTCGTGGCCATCAAAGAGATGTTCAGGAATTTCTCTCTGCAG GGAAAGTGGAGCGGTGAAAGCAGcaatttttcctctttccttaATTCGACCTTCAACATTTTGATGATCATGTTTGGAGACGGGAGTGCGACGTTATCACTGGAG AACGCTACTCTCCCTTTCAACTCGGTCCTGAACCGCACCTCCCGCTTGGAGGGTGGAGGCAAGGACGAGGTTGTGTCGGCTGTAACGTTCGTCCTGCAGAGCGTGGAACGGGCCGCGCTGGCCATTGCGCTCCAGTCTCCGGAGAGGACAACACAGAACATGACCACagagtctctgg ctatCCAGACGCGGCTCGTCACAGGGAACTGCAGCCAGCACAGCAAGGTCTTCACACTGAGCGCTCACGAAGAGACGATGGACGTGCGCTGTGATACAATCACCGAGGCAGCCACACAAG ctggtgtGGGGGCTGCTGCTTTTATTTCCTACTCCACCCTGGACTCCATCATGAGTGTGAGACGTCTCAGCGAGGGAAATCAACGGGCTGGTGGGAAACTGGAGAAAAGTCACCTCAATTCCAGGGTGGTGAGTGGGGCCATTGGAGATGGGAGACCCATTAACCTATCCAGACCCGCAAACTTCACCCTGCGACATAAACAG GCCaaaaaagaggaggaagaggctCTCTGCGTCTACTGGAAAGTGGTGGCCGAGAACGGCAGCTGGTCTCCAGACGGCTGCACCGCCGTGCACACGAACAGCACTCACACCACCTGCAGCTGTGACCATCTCTCCAGCTTCGCCGTCCTAATGGCTCCCACCGCAGTGACGGTATCTCACCGTGAGACTCGGGTCACAGGGCAGGACCCTGAGCTCCGCACCCAGCCGTGGGCAAAGCTCTCCCTGGAGCGACTGGAGGCtttgctggggaaaaggctgagtcggagccgagggggctgggctgggctcactGGTGATTCTCCCTTTGCTGTGTTACAGGAGAGCTACCCACTGACCATCATCACCTACGTGGGACTGaccctctccctgctgtgcctcCTCCTCGCCATCCTCACCTTCCTCCTGTGCCGCTCCATCCGCAACGTCAGcacctccctccacctgcagctctgcctctgcctcttcctggccgACCTGCTCTTCCTCACCGTGGTGACCCGCCCCGGCAGTCAG gtgGCGTGTGCTGTCATTGCTGGCCTCCTGCACTACCTCTTCCTGGCCTGCTTCAGCTGGATGTTCCTGGAGGGGCTGCACCTCTTCCTCACCGTCTGGAACCTGCAGGTCGTGAATTACACCAGCGCCAGCCGGTTCAAGAAGAGATTCATGTACCTGTTCGGCTACGGATTCCCAGCCCTGGTGGTGGCTATTTCTGCAGCGGTGAATCCTGAAGGCTATGGAACTTACACACA CTGCTGGCTTAGCCTGAACAGAGACTTTCATTGGAGCTTCCTGGGACCAGTCTGTGCCATAATCCTG ATAAATATAACGTTCTTTGTCCTTACCCTGTGGATCCTGAGAAACAAACTCTCCTCCCTCAATGCAGATGTGTCCACCCTCAGAGACCACAG GTTACTGACCTTTAAAGCCATCGCCCAGCTCTTCATTCTGGGCTGCACATGGATCCTTGGTCTCCTCCAAGTCGGCCCAGCAGCCACGGCCATGGCGTATTTATTCACCATCGTCAACAGCCTGCAGGGAGCATTCATCTTCCTGGTGCACTGTCTCCTCAATCGCCAG GTGAGAGAGGAGTACAGGAGATGGATCAAGGGATTCCGAACATTCAGCACGAAATCTCAGACATACGATCTGTCCATGTCTGCTGTCCCCACCACCAGCACCAAGACG GATTGTCAGTGCAGACGGATTATTCCCGATGAGCAGTCAGCACCGTGA
- the LOC123353434 gene encoding adhesion G protein-coupled receptor E3-like isoform X1, translating to MPGSYYCSCIVGYKLSSGKANFTHASENNCQDIDECQGPSPANCGPHANCTYVPGCYYCSCIVGYEPSSGKNKFTHASENNCQDIDECQGPRPADCGPHANCTNVAGSYYCTCIDGYEPSSGKAKFTHTSENSCQDIDECNKTTDICGPRTTCINTNGSYRCECLAGYIPSNGNTTLCKVPSINSSAEFVAIKEMFRNFSLQGKWSGESSNFSSFLNSTFNILMIMFGDGSATLSLENATLPFNSVLNRTSRLEGGGKDEVVSAVTFVLQSVERAALAIALQSPERTTQNMTTESLAIQTRLVTGNCSQHSKVFTLSAHEETMDVRCDTITEAATQAGVGAAAFISYSTLDSIMSVRRLSEGNQRAGGKLEKSHLNSRVVSGAIGDGRPINLSRPANFTLRHKQAKKEEEEALCVYWKVVAENGSWSPDGCTAVHTNSTHTTCSCDHLSSFAVLMAPTAVTVSHRETRVTGQDPELRTQPWAKLSLERLEALLGKRLSRSRGGWAGLTGDSPFAVLQESYPLTIITYVGLTLSLLCLLLAILTFLLCRSIRNVSTSLHLQLCLCLFLADLLFLTVVTRPGSQVACAVIAGLLHYLFLACFSWMFLEGLHLFLTVWNLQVVNYTSASRFKKRFMYLFGYGFPALVVAISAAVNPEGYGTYTHCWLSLNRDFHWSFLGPVCAIILINITFFVLTLWILRNKLSSLNADVSTLRDHRLLTFKAIAQLFILGCTWILGLLQVGPAATAMAYLFTIVNSLQGAFIFLVHCLLNRQVREEYRRWIKGFRTFSTKSQTYDLSMSAVPTTSTKTVRGPLLCSSTRLGNSHL from the exons ATGCCCGGGAGTTACTACTGCAGTTGCATCGTTGGCTACAAGctcagctctgggaaagccaaCTTCACGCACGCGAGTGAGAACAactgccagg ATATTGATGAGTGTCAAGGCCCGAGCCCAGCAAACTGCGGACCCCACGCAAACTGCACCTACGTGCCCGGGTGTTACTACTGCAGCTGCATCGTTGGCtacgagcccagctctgggaaaaaCAAGTTCACACACGCGAGTGAGAACAACTGCCAGG ATATTGACGAGTGTCAGGGCCCGAGGCCGGCAGACTGCGGACCCCACGCAAACTGCACCAACGTGGCTGGGAGTTACTACTGCACCTGCATCGATGGCtatgagcccagctctgggaaagccaagTTCACACACacgagtgagaacagctgccagg ACATCGACGAGTGCAACAAGACCACAGATATCTGTGGCCCCAGGACCACGTGCATCAACACCAATGGGAGCTACCGGTGTGAGTGCCTGGCCGGCTACATCCCCTCCAACGGGAACACGACCCTGTGCAAAG TCCCCAGCATTAACTCCAGCGCTGAGTTCGTGGCCATCAAAGAGATGTTCAGGAATTTCTCTCTGCAG GGAAAGTGGAGCGGTGAAAGCAGcaatttttcctctttccttaATTCGACCTTCAACATTTTGATGATCATGTTTGGAGACGGGAGTGCGACGTTATCACTGGAG AACGCTACTCTCCCTTTCAACTCGGTCCTGAACCGCACCTCCCGCTTGGAGGGTGGAGGCAAGGACGAGGTTGTGTCGGCTGTAACGTTCGTCCTGCAGAGCGTGGAACGGGCCGCGCTGGCCATTGCGCTCCAGTCTCCGGAGAGGACAACACAGAACATGACCACagagtctctgg ctatCCAGACGCGGCTCGTCACAGGGAACTGCAGCCAGCACAGCAAGGTCTTCACACTGAGCGCTCACGAAGAGACGATGGACGTGCGCTGTGATACAATCACCGAGGCAGCCACACAAG ctggtgtGGGGGCTGCTGCTTTTATTTCCTACTCCACCCTGGACTCCATCATGAGTGTGAGACGTCTCAGCGAGGGAAATCAACGGGCTGGTGGGAAACTGGAGAAAAGTCACCTCAATTCCAGGGTGGTGAGTGGGGCCATTGGAGATGGGAGACCCATTAACCTATCCAGACCCGCAAACTTCACCCTGCGACATAAACAG GCCaaaaaagaggaggaagaggctCTCTGCGTCTACTGGAAAGTGGTGGCCGAGAACGGCAGCTGGTCTCCAGACGGCTGCACCGCCGTGCACACGAACAGCACTCACACCACCTGCAGCTGTGACCATCTCTCCAGCTTCGCCGTCCTAATGGCTCCCACCGCAGTGACGGTATCTCACCGTGAGACTCGGGTCACAGGGCAGGACCCTGAGCTCCGCACCCAGCCGTGGGCAAAGCTCTCCCTGGAGCGACTGGAGGCtttgctggggaaaaggctgagtcggagccgagggggctgggctgggctcactGGTGATTCTCCCTTTGCTGTGTTACAGGAGAGCTACCCACTGACCATCATCACCTACGTGGGACTGaccctctccctgctgtgcctcCTCCTCGCCATCCTCACCTTCCTCCTGTGCCGCTCCATCCGCAACGTCAGcacctccctccacctgcagctctgcctctgcctcttcctggccgACCTGCTCTTCCTCACCGTGGTGACCCGCCCCGGCAGTCAG gtgGCGTGTGCTGTCATTGCTGGCCTCCTGCACTACCTCTTCCTGGCCTGCTTCAGCTGGATGTTCCTGGAGGGGCTGCACCTCTTCCTCACCGTCTGGAACCTGCAGGTCGTGAATTACACCAGCGCCAGCCGGTTCAAGAAGAGATTCATGTACCTGTTCGGCTACGGATTCCCAGCCCTGGTGGTGGCTATTTCTGCAGCGGTGAATCCTGAAGGCTATGGAACTTACACACA CTGCTGGCTTAGCCTGAACAGAGACTTTCATTGGAGCTTCCTGGGACCAGTCTGTGCCATAATCCTG ATAAATATAACGTTCTTTGTCCTTACCCTGTGGATCCTGAGAAACAAACTCTCCTCCCTCAATGCAGATGTGTCCACCCTCAGAGACCACAG GTTACTGACCTTTAAAGCCATCGCCCAGCTCTTCATTCTGGGCTGCACATGGATCCTTGGTCTCCTCCAAGTCGGCCCAGCAGCCACGGCCATGGCGTATTTATTCACCATCGTCAACAGCCTGCAGGGAGCATTCATCTTCCTGGTGCACTGTCTCCTCAATCGCCAG GTGAGAGAGGAGTACAGGAGATGGATCAAGGGATTCCGAACATTCAGCACGAAATCTCAGACATACGATCTGTCCATGTCTGCTGTCCCCACCACCAGCACCAAGACGGTAAGAGGTCCTCTGCTCTGTTCCAGTACCCGCCTGGGAAACAGTCATCTGTAG